TTCTGCCCCGGCCCCCAGGGCGTAGCCGTTGACCGCGGCAATTACCGGCTTTTGCAGTTCCAGCAAGCGCTTGCACACGTCCTGCTCGCCTTTCAGGTACTGGCGGCGGTCGAAGGCGGTACGCCCGGCCTTGTGCTCCTTGAGATCGGCGCCGACGCAAAAGGCGCGCCCCTCGCCGCTGAGCAGCACGACGCGGACGTCGTGCTCGGCTTCGGCACGGCTCAGGGCGGCATCGAGCTCGGCGTACAGCTGCCGGGTCACGGCATTGAGGCGCTGCGGGCGGTTGAAACGGATCTCGGCGATGCCGTCGCGGACCTCGTAGACAAGAGTTTCGTAGCTCATGAACACTCCCGATGCGGAAAAAAATGGATCGGAACCAGAGGGGGACAGGTAAAGAGCGCATCCGCTCATGCCGGCGGATCGCGGACGCCATCGCCCCCGGGCGGCACGAACAGGCCCTTTCCGCACTCGCCGCCGGGGCCGGGCTTGTGCATCAGCACCACGTCCTTGCCGGGAATGTGGCATTGCCAGCGGAAGCGCCGGGCCAGAAACCGGAACGTGCTTTCACGATAGAACACGACGTGGGTCGGATCACGCCGGTAGTGCCAGCCGGCAAAGCGGGCATCGTCGGTCTGGAAGCAGGTCATGATCCCGAGCCAGCCGCCGGGGCGCAGCAGCGCGTCGAGCCGGGCGAACTCGGTGGCAGGATCATGAAAGTGTTCGGCGACTTCGGTGCAGGTCACGAAATCGTAGCGCTGCTCCAGCGCGCCGGCATCCGGCGCGAACAGCGGATCGTACAGGCGCACGGCATGCCCGGCCGCGCGCAGCATGTCGGCCAGCGCCGGGCCGGGACCGCAGCCGTAGTCGAGCCCTGCGCTGCCCGCGGCGAGCCGCGCGCACAGCGGCTCGGCCAGCCGGGAGAGAAAGCGGCGGTAGCGGGCATCGGCCGGGTCGTTGCGGTGAAGCAGGTATTCGGCGCGCTCGGCGGCAGCCGAAGGGCGCTGCGCGGGCACCAGGAAAGTCGCTTCGCAGGTTTCGCAGCGTCGATAGTCCCGCCCCTCGACCTCGATGAAAAGGCGCGGCGCGGGCTCGATACAGACCGGGCAGGAAAAGACCGACCCAGAGTCAGGCAGGTTCATGGGCCCATTGTACGCAGCGCGGCCCCCCTTGCCCACGGCGGCGGGCTCCGGCGGAGAACTCCGGCGAAGGACTCGGTATTGCCGCACCGGCGTTTGCCCCAGGCGCGCGGCCAGGCCCCCGTGGCCGCGGCCGGCGTGCGCGCGGGGATGCCCGGGAAACGGCCCGGCTGCGACTCAGCCCGCGGCGGTGGAAAACCCCAGCGCCAGCATCGTCCCGTCGGGCAGGACGGCCCGGTCGCGCCCGCCCTGCTTGGCCGCATACATGCGCTGATCGGCGATGCTGACCAGCTTCTGCCAGTCATCGGCGCCATCGGCCAGACACTCGGCGATCCCGATCGACGCGCTCAGGGCGGCGCCGTCCGGACGCAGGCCGAGCCCCCCGTCCCTGAGCCGCGCCAGAAAGGACGGCAGCTGATCGGCCGGCATTTCCGGCAGGATGACGAGAAACTCCTCACCACCCCAGCGCACCAGCACGTCGCCGCGGCGCAGCGTGCGGCGCAGGTGCGCCACCAGCGTGCGCAAGGCCTCGTCGCCGGCATCATGGCCGTAGCCATCGTTGATCGCCTTGAAACGATCGAGGTCGAGGAACATCACCGTCAGCGGCTTGCCCGCCATCACCGCCAGGCGGAACATCAGCTCCAGCGCCTCCGCCCCCGAGCGGCGGGAAAACGCACCGGTCAGCGGATCGGTCATCGCCTTTTGCACCAGGCTTTCCATGTAGTGCGACTGGCTCATGCCGGAGAACATCGCCACGCCCATCATCATCAGCATGAACCACAGCATCGCTCCCTGCTGCTCGAGTGCGAGTTCGGCACCGCTGGCGACCGCACCGATCCCGGCGGCGGCGAGCACCGGCAGCGAAAACAGCAGCATCTCCAGCGCCGTCAGCGGAAAGATCGCCAGCCCGCCGAGCACGATCGTCGGCATGAACGCATAAAGACGCACCACGAGCTGCTGCCAGGGATCGAGCGCGCTGGCATCGATGATCTGCACCGATCCAAGGTAGAACAGCGGCGGCACCAGCAGCATGCACAGCAGCATCGTCATCGCCTGGGCGTACGGCCGTATCGAGGACAGCTCCCGCGGCCAGGCGAGGATGACGAACACCGCTGCGGAAACGAAGCGCAGCCCGACCAGCGACCACGCCGTCGCCCCGTCGAACACCCACAGGTCGACCAGCGACCACAGCGGCACCAGCAGGGCGAACAGGGCGCTGATGAACTGCACCCGGGCGATGATCACCGCCGCGGCGTGGCGGCGGATCGCCGCCGAGCGCCGAAACGGCACCAGCAAGCCCGGAATCTGCTCCAGATTGAGCTGGGTGGGGGCGACGATATGCTGACTGAGGGTCTTCCACAGGCGGCTCACAATTTCGTGCCTTTGCAAGAGATGCCGATCGAGGGGGAATGGCCGGGCAAGCGCCCGGTCATGACAGGTGCAGATATTAGCACCCGCCGCGCATCCGCCCCGGCCCGCCCGCAGACCGCGGACCAGTGGTTCAGACGAACACCGGCTCGGGCTCCAGGCGGACGCCGAAGCGGGCCTCGACATCGGCGATGATCGCGGCGGCAATGCGCACCACATCGGCACCGGTGGCGCCGCCGCGATTGACCAGGACCAGCGCCTGGCGTTCGAAACAGCCGACCGGACCGAGATCGCGTCCTTTCCAGCCGGCCTGTTCGATCAGCCAGCCGGCAGCGAGCTTTTCGCGCCCGTCGGGCTGGGCGTAGTGCGGCAGCGCCGGATGAGCGGCGAGCAGGCGAGCACACTGCGCCGCCTCCACCACCGGATTCTTGAAGAAGCTGCCGGCGTTGCCGATCCGCGCCGGATCGGGCAGCTTGCGGCAACGGATCGCGGCCACCGCATCGGCGATGCCCGACGCATCCGGCAGGGCGGCTCCGCGCGCCGCCAGCTCGCGGGCGACGTCGGCGTAACCGGTCACCGCCTGCCATGGCCGCGGCAGGCGGAAGCGCACCGCGCTCACCAGCCAGCGCCCCGGCGCGCGCTTGAACACGCTGTCGCGATAGCCGAAGGCACATTCGGAGCGGGTAAAAACGCGTCGCGCACCACTGTCGAGATTGACCGCGTCGAGCGATTCGAAGCGTTCGGCCAGCTCCACTCCGTAGGCGCCGATGTTCTGGATCGGCGCTGCACCGACCGTGCCCGGAATCAGCGCCAGGTTCTCCAGCCCCGGCCAGCCTTGTGCCAGCGTCCACCGCACGAAATCGTGCCAGGGCTCGCCCGCCGCGGCCTCGACGATCCAGGCCGCGGCCGTTTCCGCCACCAGCCGGCGGCCGCCGAGCTCCACTTTCAGCACGTTCCCGGCGAAATCGCCCCGCAGCACCAGGTTGCTGCCCCCGCCGAGCACCAGGCGCGGCGTATCAGCCCAGCCCGGCATGGCGATCGCCGCATCGAGCTGGGCGAGCGAGTGCAAGTGCAGCAGGCGCGCCGCCCGTGCCGGCAGGCGAAAGCTGTTGAGCATCGCCAGATCCGCCGCACGGACCCAGCCGGAGCGGGCCGCCGCGCTCATCGGTGCCCGGGCCCGGCCGCCGCCGGCCGGGTCCCGTCGACCGGAAACAGGCGGTCGTAGCCGATGTTGAACAGCAGCGCGTAGATCGTATAGGCGATCGCCAATCCGATGTCGGCAACCAGGGCCTCCAGCCAGCCCAGGGAAGTCCACGCCACGATGATCGGCAGGGTCAGCAGCAACAGTCCGCCTTCGAAGCCGAGCGCATGCACGCAACGCAAGCAGAACGGCCGGCGATCGGCGGTGCGCCCGGTCAACCGCCCCTCGAGCCGGTCGAAGCCGCTGTTGTAAGCGCCGTTCCACACTGCGGCCACCAACGCGAGCGCAGCGAGCAGCCCCAGCGATTCGGCCACCGGAACACCGCTCACCCAGGCGAAAGGCGGCGTGATCAGGGCCAGGCCACCGATTTCGAACAAGGCGATCTGCCGCAGGCGGTCGCGCCAGGAGCGCAGCTTCGGGGACGGTGGGGACACAGGCGGACGCCTCCTGCCGGGCGGGGTGGACATCGAAGGCGTGTGAAGATAGGCCGGCGCACCGCCGAAGGCAAGCATGCCGGCCCGTTCAGAAGCTCACCGTGGCCTCGTTCGAGCACACCGTGGTGCCGGTTGCGCAGACCTGGTAGGTATGGCTTCCCGCCCCTTTCTGGCCGATCGCGTCGCGGTACTCGCCGTCGTTCGGTTCATTCGTGGCGATCGTCGCGCCGTTGCGCCAGATATCGACCGCGGTGCTCGCTCCGCTCCATTGCAGATCGGCCTGCTGCACGCCCTTGACCTTGCTGCCGGTGGCCGACAGGCTGATCTGGGACGGTGGCGGCGGCGGTTCGGTACCGGCGCCGAGCGCACGGTGGGCATTGACCCGGCCGTATTTCACCCAGGCGCGGAAGTTCTGCCCGAGCGCGCCGCTCGCGTCCGCCCCGCTCTCGATCCGGCTGCGCACCTCGGCATTGCTCAGGCCGGGGTTGTAGGCGCGCACCAGCGCCGCCACCCCGGCCACGTGGGGGGCCGCCATCGAGGTGCCGGACAGCCAGTTGTAACAGCCTTCCGGGTGGTCGGCGGCGATTCCGCAGCCCGCGTTCGGATAGGCCGACAGGATCTGGTGGCCGGGCGCGGCGACCGAAACCCAGTTCTTGTCGAAGGTGGAAAAATAGGCCAGGTTGTCGTGGCGGTCGGTGGCCGCGACCGAAATCACTTCGGCAAAGGCGGCCGGGTAGTGGCGGTTCGATGCGTAATCGTTGCCGGCCGCCGCCACCAGCACCACTCCCTTGCTCCAGGCGTAGGCGATCGCGTCGCGCTCGGCGTTCGACGGCGAGTAGGGATCGGGGTCGCTGCCGTAGCTCATGTTGACGACGTGATAACCATTGTCCGCGGCGTAGAGCAGCCCGTCGACCGAGGCGGCAACTTCGCACATGCCGAGGAGCGGGAACGACTCGGATGGATACTCATGGCACACCTTGATCGAACCGAACTTCGCGTTCCAGCCCACGCCGGCAGTGCCGA
The window above is part of the Thauera aromatica K172 genome. Proteins encoded here:
- a CDS encoding class I SAM-dependent methyltransferase, with product MNLPDSGSVFSCPVCIEPAPRLFIEVEGRDYRRCETCEATFLVPAQRPSAAAERAEYLLHRNDPADARYRRFLSRLAEPLCARLAAGSAGLDYGCGPGPALADMLRAAGHAVRLYDPLFAPDAGALEQRYDFVTCTEVAEHFHDPATEFARLDALLRPGGWLGIMTCFQTDDARFAGWHYRRDPTHVVFYRESTFRFLARRFRWQCHIPGKDVVLMHKPGPGGECGKGLFVPPGGDGVRDPPA
- the murB gene encoding UDP-N-acetylmuramate dehydrogenase — its product is MSAAARSGWVRAADLAMLNSFRLPARAARLLHLHSLAQLDAAIAMPGWADTPRLVLGGGSNLVLRGDFAGNVLKVELGGRRLVAETAAAWIVEAAAGEPWHDFVRWTLAQGWPGLENLALIPGTVGAAPIQNIGAYGVELAERFESLDAVNLDSGARRVFTRSECAFGYRDSVFKRAPGRWLVSAVRFRLPRPWQAVTGYADVARELAARGAALPDASGIADAVAAIRCRKLPDPARIGNAGSFFKNPVVEAAQCARLLAAHPALPHYAQPDGREKLAAGWLIEQAGWKGRDLGPVGCFERQALVLVNRGGATGADVVRIAAAIIADVEARFGVRLEPEPVFV
- a CDS encoding S8 family serine peptidase, with translation MSAVRCFAAFLAGACLIAGTAPAAAQAPVDGGRDGDGAASLPPPFAPDQVLVAFRPGLAGAEVAQAHAAAGARVLKRFAAIGVELVAVPAGSVQAAVAFYQHNPNVRYAEPNYYRPLVLPTEGRDPPDALDIDYFTQQWGLHNTGQALLDPETGGTMAATADADIDAPEAWDLTRGSDTVRIAILDSGVECTHVDLATKCLEQKNFTGSSTAADLIGHGTHVAAIAAAETNNGIGTAGVGWNAKFGSIKVCHEYPSESFPLLGMCEVAASVDGLLYAADNGYHVVNMSYGSDPDPYSPSNAERDAIAYAWSKGVVLVAAAGNDYASNRHYPAAFAEVISVAATDRHDNLAYFSTFDKNWVSVAAPGHQILSAYPNAGCGIAADHPEGCYNWLSGTSMAAPHVAGVAALVRAYNPGLSNAEVRSRIESGADASGALGQNFRAWVKYGRVNAHRALGAGTEPPPPPSQISLSATGSKVKGVQQADLQWSGASTAVDIWRNGATIATNEPNDGEYRDAIGQKGAGSHTYQVCATGTTVCSNEATVSF
- a CDS encoding GGDEF domain-containing protein, translating into MSRLWKTLSQHIVAPTQLNLEQIPGLLVPFRRSAAIRRHAAAVIIARVQFISALFALLVPLWSLVDLWVFDGATAWSLVGLRFVSAAVFVILAWPRELSSIRPYAQAMTMLLCMLLVPPLFYLGSVQIIDASALDPWQQLVVRLYAFMPTIVLGGLAIFPLTALEMLLFSLPVLAAAGIGAVASGAELALEQQGAMLWFMLMMMGVAMFSGMSQSHYMESLVQKAMTDPLTGAFSRRSGAEALELMFRLAVMAGKPLTVMFLDLDRFKAINDGYGHDAGDEALRTLVAHLRRTLRRGDVLVRWGGEEFLVILPEMPADQLPSFLARLRDGGLGLRPDGAALSASIGIAECLADGADDWQKLVSIADQRMYAAKQGGRDRAVLPDGTMLALGFSTAAG
- a CDS encoding PACE efflux transporter; translation: MSPPSPKLRSWRDRLRQIALFEIGGLALITPPFAWVSGVPVAESLGLLAALALVAAVWNGAYNSGFDRLEGRLTGRTADRRPFCLRCVHALGFEGGLLLLTLPIIVAWTSLGWLEALVADIGLAIAYTIYALLFNIGYDRLFPVDGTRPAAAGPGHR